From a region of the uncultured Draconibacterium sp. genome:
- a CDS encoding six-hairpin glycosidase, translating to MIKKLTIFITLLGLGILAKAQQIPLPANLEQGYPRLNITQDEKSNLEKTIQQEEWAQDVLSGIHKRIDKYVEQHVPDPEWMPSRLQMYWKTKSTDIYINGIYYSHAEGEAPVPTVRFAGSRDYTTNYGSPELEDIMPYMDDPRGLYLPNKTKGGQFEWVEPSKTGGIINRLNEKIIDLARDAAFLYWLEGDERFAKFAYDVFHTYMAGMYYRSEPIDLMNGHIQTLVGLTCFQVIHERNLRTCAEVYDFLHHYIKSNHASNISDYESTIKKWTDLVIKNGVPQNNWNLHQANIILKAAMVLQDDAMYEDGKGREYYINHILNVTTPRQWSMTKLMDYGYDATNGVWAECPGYSMSVTKELMSFIRDFDNTFDHNILPYTPVMGKAVKMLPQYLFPNGQIVAFGDSYYGHVSTEPMGDMIRLAQKYNNKEMEKDYTAMYRLFEPKADKATREFTPRSDVSSFFAAKPLEINQDYPKGNREDYITQTFYAPNVSWHVQRMGEGKNGMMVSLNGSLGNHMHANGINMELYGKGLVQGADPGKGAGYLQPIYLEYYSQFPAHNTVMVDGASSYTEMLSYHAFDLMGEYPKSEQKTGYYPNITYTDVYFLEPETRSDQNRTVSIVKTGETTGYYVDVFRSKKQRKGDKFHDYYYHNLGQSMQISDTNGNPLELTPSEEMGFAGGHLYALDYMWDKKSIHTSDDYVAEWKIDRAEGEADVFMNLWMKGTEGREVYSVKSPPCKSFKDKTGIPYDVDHEPYLTMAARQHGEAWEHPFISVYEPYTSAKGKSIKSISGFDDENGNKDFAGIHVVSKTGREDFIFSTYDEKTAKYKNISTNAAYALVGNEKYGDFVLFMGNGTTLEANGFTLTTSKKGNVVLEKKNGELFLHNEVPITISFMNSEKKFEVGELRRIEII from the coding sequence ATGATAAAAAAACTTACTATTTTTATTACCCTTTTAGGTTTAGGAATTTTGGCAAAAGCTCAACAAATCCCGCTTCCTGCAAACCTTGAACAAGGTTATCCGCGTTTGAATATAACACAAGATGAAAAAAGTAATCTTGAAAAAACAATTCAGCAAGAAGAATGGGCGCAGGATGTGCTGTCTGGGATTCACAAGCGCATCGACAAGTATGTGGAACAACACGTACCCGACCCGGAATGGATGCCTTCGCGTTTACAGATGTATTGGAAAACAAAAAGTACCGATATCTATATAAATGGCATTTATTATTCACATGCCGAAGGAGAGGCACCGGTACCTACCGTACGTTTTGCAGGCTCCCGTGATTATACAACCAATTATGGCTCTCCGGAATTAGAAGATATAATGCCGTATATGGATGATCCGCGTGGTCTTTACCTGCCAAACAAAACAAAAGGTGGACAATTTGAGTGGGTGGAACCCTCTAAAACGGGTGGAATTATCAACCGTTTAAATGAAAAGATCATAGATTTGGCACGCGATGCAGCCTTTCTTTATTGGCTCGAAGGTGATGAGCGCTTTGCTAAATTTGCTTACGATGTGTTCCACACCTATATGGCAGGAATGTATTATCGTAGCGAACCTATTGATTTGATGAACGGTCATATTCAGACATTGGTGGGCTTGACGTGCTTCCAGGTAATTCATGAAAGAAATTTGAGGACATGTGCCGAGGTATATGATTTCCTCCATCATTATATCAAGAGTAATCATGCTTCTAACATTAGCGATTATGAAAGCACGATTAAAAAATGGACTGACTTGGTTATTAAAAATGGCGTCCCTCAAAATAACTGGAACCTGCACCAGGCCAACATTATCTTAAAAGCTGCCATGGTGTTGCAAGATGATGCTATGTATGAAGATGGTAAAGGACGTGAGTATTATATTAATCACATTCTGAATGTAACTACTCCACGCCAGTGGTCCATGACTAAATTGATGGACTATGGTTATGATGCAACAAATGGTGTTTGGGCTGAATGCCCTGGTTATTCAATGAGTGTCACCAAGGAGCTGATGAGCTTTATTCGGGATTTTGATAACACATTTGACCATAATATTTTGCCCTATACTCCGGTAATGGGCAAAGCAGTAAAAATGTTACCACAGTATCTTTTCCCCAATGGTCAGATTGTGGCTTTTGGTGATTCATACTACGGTCATGTTTCTACCGAACCAATGGGAGATATGATTCGTCTGGCGCAAAAATATAACAACAAGGAAATGGAAAAGGACTACACTGCGATGTACCGCTTGTTTGAACCCAAGGCTGACAAGGCAACGAGAGAATTTACACCTCGATCTGATGTGTCCTCTTTTTTTGCAGCAAAACCGTTGGAGATAAACCAGGATTATCCAAAAGGAAATCGGGAGGATTACATCACCCAAACCTTTTACGCACCCAATGTAAGCTGGCATGTGCAGCGAATGGGCGAGGGGAAAAACGGCATGATGGTTTCTTTGAACGGTTCGTTGGGTAACCATATGCACGCCAATGGTATCAACATGGAGCTCTACGGAAAAGGTTTGGTGCAGGGCGCAGACCCGGGTAAAGGAGCCGGCTATTTACAACCCATTTATTTGGAGTATTATTCGCAATTTCCGGCGCACAACACGGTAATGGTTGATGGCGCATCGTCGTATACCGAAATGCTGAGTTACCATGCCTTTGACTTAATGGGAGAGTACCCAAAATCGGAGCAAAAAACAGGCTATTATCCAAATATTACTTATACCGATGTTTATTTTTTGGAGCCGGAAACACGAAGTGACCAAAATCGCACGGTTAGTATTGTAAAAACCGGAGAAACCACCGGGTATTATGTCGATGTGTTCCGCTCGAAAAAACAACGCAAAGGCGATAAATTTCACGACTATTATTACCACAACCTGGGACAAAGCATGCAAATTAGCGATACCAACGGAAACCCGCTGGAACTTACTCCAAGTGAGGAAATGGGATTTGCCGGAGGACACCTTTACGCACTGGATTATATGTGGGATAAAAAATCGATTCATACGAGCGATGACTATGTGGCCGAGTGGAAAATTGACAGAGCCGAAGGAGAAGCTGATGTATTTATGAATCTTTGGATGAAAGGCACCGAAGGACGCGAAGTTTACTCGGTTAAGTCGCCACCTTGTAAGTCGTTTAAAGACAAAACAGGAATTCCGTACGATGTTGACCACGAGCCCTATTTAACTATGGCCGCCCGTCAGCATGGCGAGGCCTGGGAGCATCCTTTTATTTCGGTTTACGAACCTTATACTTCTGCAAAGGGAAAAAGCATTAAATCGATTTCTGGCTTCGATGATGAAAATGGAAACAAGGATTTTGCAGGAATTCATGTTGTCAGTAAAACAGGTCGGGAAGATTTTATTTTCTCGACGTACGACGAAAAAACGGCCAAATATAAAAACATATCAACCAATGCCGCTTATGCTTTGGTGGGGAATGAAAAATACGGTGACTTCGTACTGTTTATGGGCAATGGAACTACGCTGGAGGCAAATGGATTTACATTAACGACATCTAAAAAAGGAAATGTTGTGCTGGAAAAAAAGAATGGAGAATTGTTCCTTCACAATGAAGTTCCGATAACCATTTCGTTTATGAATTCTGAAAAGAAATTTGAGGTGGGAGAGTTAAGAAGAATTGAAATAATCTAA